The following DNA comes from Anopheles coustani chromosome 2, idAnoCousDA_361_x.2, whole genome shotgun sequence.
TGGTGTTTGAGTAGTGTTGGCAGTATCGTCCCGATCGGGTTTGGAAGacttgaagattcgatccctagacggattccaaagatttgaatcccatctgacggaTTCcaatgattcgaatcccatctggcGGATTCAAAAAAGTTGATtagattgggattcgaatccgaTTTGATTTGGGTGGGATTCgtttcagatttgatttgtttgggacccGATTTGATTCGGTTCTGACTTGCTTccaatctatttttatttgatatgACTCGAACTAGTCGATCTAGAAACAATGTGATTAAATTCAGTTTACTCGACTCGGGCGCTGGTTAGAATGGATTGGACATAGATTAAGGTTTTTGCACGATGTAGCATAGGTTAGAAAAACATTCATGGACCTATTTTTAACAAAGAAATACTGTAGAACGGATACGAATACGGAGTGACAATTATTCAGACCAGCACCTGATATACATTTTTATCgcattttgaataaaactacCACTCTACAATGATAATCTTCTTAGACAATGTTAAGGCTGATTTGCACGTCGGCAAGTGTAAGTGGCAAGTAAgcaggcaagtggcaagtagccgTTCGCACTGCAGGCAAGTACTTGCCGGTAACTTGATCACTCACACAAGTACACAATAacgaataaattttattttaccattatttcatcatcaataaatgaaaagatcgatcaacgatacgatcaaataatatttcttgAACATTAGTCGAAAATTATCCTAAACAAAtcacgaaaatgaaacagtttttgtttgacatcTTGTATTTACACGAGTTGTCAACCAATACATCCAGCTACTTGCCCGAAAAATAGACTCGGTTCTATTCCAGTGGCAAGTAgcaacttgccacttgccacTTGCTAGGTCCTGATTCGCACGGGGTAGGTACGCggcaacttgccacttgcacttgccacttgccgacgtgcgaatcagcctttacaaaaaaaaaagctgtgCCCACTTTTCAATGCCTGCGAAGCACATGATTTCCTTGTGTTAGAAGATTTTTATGATCAACAGAACTGCTAATAACGGTGAAGATCACATCTAAAATGTGTGGCATGTTTTTATTGTGGAAAAAGACCGTCACTGAATGGTTTACATCGTCTCGCAACTGTTtgatggattgggattcggatttggggattcGATTTACCCAACACTAGAACAAAGCTGCAGCGCGCCAAACTGGCATCAACAAGACTCAAACACCTTGGTCCCAACATAAAATACCGACTGAAATAGCTAATTTGTTAGGTCTTTTAATGACGCGCAACATTTAGCATAAAGTGTCTGAGTAGCAAAAAACTCGAAACATTTACGAAAATCCAAATGAGCCGTCCCAAGGCTATTAAATCGAAGCTGCACAAGGTTGGGTCGTCCCACCTTTTTGACGTCTCTTTACCTCGACCTCGTTAAATTGTTCCAAAGTTCGACATATGCATTACTCCGTTCGAATCGTCAGTTATTGTTCGTGGGTAGAGTATTGTTCTTTTAACTTTCATTTTAGTAACCattgttcaattttattaCAGCGTACTCTTTTCTCAGATTAACCGTATCCTAGTGTTTAACATGCGAGATATTTAAttaggcaaaaaaaaatatatctctCTTTGAACAACGTGACTAAATGATTTCTACTGCTCCGTTTTATTGATACCGTATGGCTGTTTTACTTCTATTGAATATAATGTGTCTTCAGAAAGATTGTCGGAGACACCTTAAATACCACTCTTTTCACGAATCCATTCACGGACAGAGGCAACGCGCGCATTCACACCCGGATAACCCGGTCGGGCACAGCCGGAGGCCCACGAGACCACTCCCACCTGCAGCCCGTCCACCACGAGCGGACCGCCCGAATCGCCCTGGCACGAGTCGTGTCCACCGGTGACGAACCCGGCGCAAATCATACGCTCCGTAATCGGTCCAAAGCCCTGGTACGCCACGCCACAATCACTACGCGAAACGATCGGAACATCCGTCGACCGCAGTACCCGGTTCGACTGGAGGGAGCTTAGTGTGACTCCCCAGCCGGTCACGGTGGATCGGGTGCCCGGAGCCGGTTCCGGTGCGCCCGCTGGCTCCAGCTCGATCGTCATGATCCGTTCGTCGTCCAGCTCCAGCGGCTCGGCGAGCTTCAGCAGCGCAATGTCGGAATCGTTCGAGCCATCGTCCCAGTCCGGGTGCATGATCGATTCCTCGATCTGGCGGATCGAGCCACCGCGTGCCTTCAGCGTCGAACCGGCTCGCACCGACAGCTGGTCGATTGTTGTACCGTCGACGCAGTGCGCCGCCGTTAGGATCCATTCGGCCGAAATGATAGAACCACCGCACGCATGACGGTTGTTGTGCATCAGCGAAATCTGGAACGGCGCCTCAGTGATATCGATCGGGATGCCACCAACGATGCGCGGACGGAACCGGGTACGTGCCGACTCAACTACGAAGGGAAAATGGCAGAAGAACGATAGACTTGCCAAACCAACTGGACAACGTGATGGAGAACATACCTGCTGTAGCAGCGAGCAGCAAACCCAAAAGCAGTAGGCATTGGACTTTCATCGTCTACTTGGTATTGATGATTTAAGATTTCTCTCTTTTAGGCACAACTAATTCTTCTATGCGGCTCTTTGATAACGGACTGCATGTCGGAAACTACCAAACAGACCATTATATAGCTCCGCCCTGGTCAATCCCTCTCAACAGCTTATCGTTCGACGAGGGTCCATGCGTGGAGCCACTTGAACGGGTCTAGCGCCCAAAGGAAGCCACACTAATCCTGGCCAACTTAAGGCAAATCACATTGATTGGAAAAGATTTGCGCGTGCGGCACAACACTGTGCGCAATTGGTGCTCCTGAAGTGCCCGGATTGTGCAATGCCGCTTCCGGACGGCACCCCGTGAGAATGGAACACATGAAGGCATCCTATATAATGCAACATTCTACTCATGCCGTATCTTTCCGATAAAAAATTGGTTGTAGGTTTCAAGAAAGTGAATTGCTAGGGTAGATTAAAACGATCTTGTTCGCGGTAAATTCGTtcgatttaaatttataattacAATTGTCGCCAAAAAGTGTTTGCATCTTGACCTGATTTTAAATAGCTGagcatttttttatcatacaGATACTCAACTAAGCATCTTTTAACGTCTCAATGTTTCGTTAAAATCCAACTTTGCCCTGATCTCGCTTTTTTACTattcataaataataaaatgctggtatgaaatgtgtacaataacaataaactTGTTAATGAAAAGAACAGATAAATGTTCCcgtaattcaatttaaaaaatcaacaaccaCAAGTTTGATCACACTTTAGCATCTTCTTTCTAAATACTTCAACAACGTTAGTTTAATAGTATCAAAACTCAGATTTATTGGGACTTATAATTCATATCAACAGCGTATCAAAGGGTTTGCTATTTTAGTGTTACATTCGATGTAGGCGTTTTTACATGAGTTTacaagatattgaaaagtttttcgtTTATCTAACGTTTAGATTTTATCGATCCGTGGCCAATTTTGAACAGcaagaaaaattacaaaatttggCGCAAGAGTATTTCGTGCAAAATTGGTGAGAAAAACATTGATATTCGAAGGATAAACTAAGTAGATCAGTAAGTTTGGTAAATTTAGAACGTAAACGTAAAGACATATTCCCAGCCAGTGCAAacataaacgaaaaaaaaatacaaaatacgaAACAGGAAGTACTATCCTTGGCGTAATATGGCGCCGAACACGCGCACTGGGAAATTGCGCCTTATTTTTGCATCCATCCCGTACGTACGCGAATGCGATGTGTTGGTGTTGAAGGCGAAAAGGGACACGCCGTTTTTTCCATCGCAAACGTAACGACGCGGACTAGGACCAATGCATATTTTATTAGGGTctgcttttcccttttgccaAAAGCTCTCTCACCCACAGACATTAGTAAATCGAGAGAAAATTTCTTCGTCGTTTGTAGGGGAGGCTTTACTTAGCACGGGACAATCCTAATGCTTGCCGGCATTTGTGCTGCTTCCTATGTTGGCCAGCACGCCAACGCCCATAACGCACACATGCAAGCATGGTTGGGGACTAAGACAAACAATAGTGGAAGGGGCCGCAGCATGAACCAATTCTACCGTAGACCACAGTTGGATGTTTTTACGCACAATTCGCACTACGGCGTTCGCTGTCCCTTCCAATAATTTCTTCGCCGCCGAAACACGCCCTTTGGGAGCTTCGGGCGCAAGGACCAAAGCCGCGGATAACGACGTGTGTATCGATTATTCGGACTTAGGATctatttataaacaaattgccCTAGATACGACCAGCGGAACCGCGTCACATCCGCCCTTTTCGCTACCAGGCGCCAAGGCCGCTGCAAAGGCTAAGAACAGCGTTCGAGGAAATGGGGGGGCGgaattgaattttccattctgtgtgtgtgtgcacacaTCCCTTAGGAAAGAAAGTGACGAGTACACCCGTGCATGTTAATCTTTTCCGGCCGTACAACAATGGACCGGCGCACTTCAAGGCAGCGCCAGAAAAAAGGGCGCGAAATTGCACGTGAACAGGAAAATCCGGGGGATACTGGTGTTTATAGGGAAAGCATGGTATGGCGGCACCAGCAGGTAAGCGCTGCACACACATTCCAAAGTGTCGTGTGTACCTTTGACAAAATGGTTTGATTTTCATCAATGgtcaggaaaaaaaaccctacgcGGTTACATTAATTaaatatctttaaaaaataactcTATGACATGTTCAGCGATCGTACGGCATCTGGGTGACATGATCTTTCTTTCCATCTCCACCAGTGATTTTTGGACATGATGACCAGGTGTGACCAAAACGATGCATCCTATTTTTATGCAGTTTTCTAGAGGCCATTTCCGGCAGGAACTTTCATATCCCCTTCGAGCTGATTGTCAAagcaacacaacaaaaaacctcCTTTGTAAATTTGCTGTAAAAGATCAACTGAAGAACTAAAGTAATGCCTCCCTTTATCCATTTACAGCACATTCATTAATGTCGAACATGTTGAATTAAAGTATAACACTGAACGGTTTGTTCCAAAAATTACAAGGAATGTTACCATTGCAAATGCTTTCTAAAGAAAGTGATTAGCGTCCTTGAATTTTGtatgtaaaataatttaaattagtcCATTTGCACATGTAAGGCTATGCGGTGATATACCCTCTATAGTTTTCAAATATTATCGGGGCATTAGTACAAATACATGCCAACAGTACGGAGCTCGCAGTCCGTTTTCAATCCAGGTCACGGAGtatatttcatttcttaaGGCTaggcaaacataaacaactcTTCGCTGAGATCGACGCTACAATGAACACagcgtttcgttttccttggCTTCCGCGACGTATCCGGAAGAGCGtgatcaaaataataattattttaaagataAACGAAAGTAGACATGGTACGGAATAAGATTCAAAGTAAAGCAAAGGAAGATCAACTCCTAATCAACACTAGAAGTCACCGAAACAACATAATTCAACCGATCAATTCATCCGTTCATAAAAAAGG
Coding sequences within:
- the LOC131266877 gene encoding trypsin-1-like, with amino-acid sequence MKVQCLLLLGLLLAATAVESARTRFRPRIVGGIPIDITEAPFQISLMHNNRHACGGSIISAEWILTAAHCVDGTTIDQLSVRAGSTLKARGGSIRQIEESIMHPDWDDGSNDSDIALLKLAEPLELDDERIMTIELEPAGAPEPAPGTRSTVTGWGVTLSSLQSNRVLRSTDVPIVSRSDCGVAYQGFGPITERMICAGFVTGGHDSCQGDSGGPLVVDGLQVGVVSWASGCARPGYPGVNARVASVREWIREKSGI